A portion of the Euwallacea similis isolate ESF13 chromosome 8, ESF131.1, whole genome shotgun sequence genome contains these proteins:
- the Osi23 gene encoding uncharacterized protein Osi23 — translation MSVCQYSTFIISAQICSEIMMLKFFLISVALLLLQNHIKLTSVGAIALGKPTIWTEVRKGFMFLMDKYLPHKFRSSINPGDKAALMLKDSWRRRGLRALDRVLSRDVIMITDNIALIKRKTDVALDAKNYSIGTLITALLFGGRQKSLGGAHWPACEDTFHHISKTMAAMVLCKNSYLPNKCETSSSQQEMNSSTSVASSSTWREELITKIVYFLRTRVIQINFRNLNIIPNLREQARHKKNGGLGSMLMFGVVAAGLIVIPLGFQFLAVLGGKALLLAKLALILTSIQGLKKIATSNINYGLYSTDTSSPWLYDRKVAYDFDPYQSIYQSSSLGNSPGLDRYVKSSDLTPFYPTINPKDSYTAPKSLLST, via the exons ATGTCAGTATGTCAGTACTCAACCTTCATT ATTAGTGCCCAAATTTGTTCGGAAATAAT GatgttgaagttttttttaatctctgtTGCATTACTGCTGCTACAAAATCACATAAAATTGACCAGCGTCGGAGCAATAGCACTTGGCAAGCCTACGATATGGACAGAAGTACGCAAAGGTTTCATGTTTCTTATGGACAAGTACCTGCCACATAAATTTAGG AGTTCTATTAATCCGGGCGATAAAGCTGCACTAATGCTGAAGGATTCTTGGAGGCGTAGAGGGCTGCGAGCGCTTGATAGGGTTTTGAGCCGTGATGTCATCATGATTACCGACAATATAGCCTTAATCAAGCGGAAAACTGACGTTGCCCTagatgcaaaaaattacag CATAGGAACACTAATAACTGCCCTCTTATTCGGTGGCCGTCAAAAATCCCTCGGGGGTGCACACTG GCCCGCCTGTGAGGACACGTTCCACCATATATCAAAAACCATGGCTGCTAtggttttatgtaaaaatagttatttacctaacaagtgcGAAAC GTCTTCGAGCCAACAAGAGATGAACTCTTCTACATCCGTCGCTTCATCATCAACTTGGAGAGAAGAACTTATCACCAAAATTGTCTATTTCCTAAGGACACGCGTAATTCAAATCAACTTTCGGAATCTCAATATAATACCGAATTTACGAGAACAAG CTCGTCACAAAAAAAATGGCGGTCTGGGCTCAATGCTAATGTTCGGTGTGGTGGCTGCAGGACTGATAGTAATCCCTCTGGGCTTCCAGTTTTTGGCAGTTTTGGGTGGCAAGGCGCTCTTATTAGCCAAACTAGCCCTTATTCTGACCTCCATCCAGGGTCTTAAGAAAATTGCTACAAGTAACATAAACTACGGGCTTTATTCCACTGATACCAGTAGTCCTT GGCTCTATGATCGAAAAGTGGCCTACGATTTTGACCCATACCAGTCTATTTACCAATCCAGTTCATTAGGCAACAGTCCAGGCCTGGATAGATACGTAAAATCCTCAGATTTAACTCCATTTTATCCTACAATAAATCCGAAAGATTCTTATACAGCACCTAAATCTCTTCTTTCGACTTAA